In the genome of Kitasatospora cathayae, one region contains:
- a CDS encoding BACON domain-containing protein codes for MTTRTVGPVGAPDAVLAAYDRQVDGLFTYCLSVLCEHDAAADALREVRELARRHGARLAEPGLVRAWLFSLARYCCLRRLTDGAGGSGRATGRAGVAPGAESGVGPGAGLSEAEAVRRRRELASLAWPEAAGTDPEQREALELSVRHRLTPLEVAAVLGLPFERTRELLGAAEAEVARTRAALLVLGVGSCPELDRLGGAGAESWRDWVLGPALRRELVQHVLDCPTCRGTAERVSAGEAAEGAAGLSGLPLLTAPPSVGGVSASVGGVTSSVGVAGRRGAVAAEPGLRFDHGGFPRHRAPDAGRGLAVRRRVVTTGVLAAVLAAPVVALWAGHRGGAGAGSAASVSAVRVDEAGRDSGQQPSRSWAAGAGADAGAGKPGLELAGTGAEGAGGVGGVDAETLLPGFPRLTFQGPAVPVPGRGATPLGSPALVAAPAPAVERAPASGAADPAPAGLLTVEAAEYGSRTVLTLTNSGTTEIRWRAATGAGWLRLSRDSGTLAPGQRITVIVTVDEDLAPTTHWTARIALPPSQAVVALEGGPASRGGSASSSAEPSPGPSSAPTGGPTASATATASPTSTPSRTGTPSPTGSGAPSPSGSPTGTATPSATPTGSTSPRPTGAASAPGR; via the coding sequence GTGACAACGCGAACTGTTGGGCCCGTCGGGGCGCCGGACGCCGTACTCGCGGCGTACGACCGGCAGGTGGACGGCCTGTTCACCTACTGCCTCTCGGTGCTGTGCGAACACGACGCGGCCGCCGACGCCCTGCGCGAGGTCCGCGAACTGGCCCGGCGGCACGGCGCCCGGCTGGCCGAACCCGGGCTGGTGCGGGCCTGGCTGTTCTCGCTGGCCCGGTACTGCTGCCTGCGGCGGCTGACGGACGGGGCGGGTGGGTCGGGTCGGGCGACTGGCCGGGCGGGGGTCGCCCCCGGGGCGGAGTCCGGGGTGGGGCCCGGGGCGGGGCTGAGCGAGGCCGAGGCGGTCCGGCGGCGACGTGAGCTGGCCTCGCTGGCCTGGCCGGAGGCTGCCGGTACGGACCCGGAGCAGCGCGAGGCGCTCGAGCTGTCCGTCCGGCACCGGCTGACCCCGCTGGAGGTGGCGGCCGTCCTCGGCCTGCCGTTCGAGCGGACCCGCGAGCTGCTCGGCGCCGCCGAGGCCGAGGTGGCCCGGACCAGGGCTGCGCTGCTGGTGCTCGGGGTGGGCAGCTGCCCCGAGCTGGACCGGCTGGGCGGGGCCGGGGCGGAGTCCTGGCGGGACTGGGTGCTCGGCCCGGCGCTGCGGCGGGAGCTGGTGCAGCACGTGCTGGACTGCCCGACCTGCCGGGGGACGGCGGAGCGGGTGTCCGCCGGGGAGGCGGCGGAGGGCGCGGCGGGGCTGTCGGGGCTGCCGCTGCTGACGGCACCGCCCTCGGTGGGCGGGGTTTCCGCCTCGGTGGGCGGGGTGACGTCGTCGGTGGGGGTGGCGGGGCGACGGGGGGCGGTGGCGGCAGAGCCCGGGCTGCGGTTCGACCACGGCGGCTTCCCCCGGCACCGGGCGCCCGACGCGGGCCGGGGGCTGGCGGTCCGGCGGCGGGTGGTGACCACCGGGGTGCTCGCGGCCGTCCTGGCGGCGCCGGTGGTCGCGCTGTGGGCCGGGCACCGGGGCGGTGCTGGGGCGGGGTCGGCGGCCTCGGTCTCGGCGGTGCGGGTGGACGAGGCCGGGCGGGACTCCGGGCAGCAGCCGTCGCGATCGTGGGCGGCGGGGGCCGGGGCGGATGCGGGCGCGGGGAAGCCGGGGCTGGAGCTGGCGGGTACGGGGGCCGAGGGTGCGGGCGGCGTCGGTGGCGTGGATGCAGAAACGTTGCTTCCCGGTTTTCCGCGGCTGACCTTCCAGGGACCGGCGGTCCCGGTACCGGGCCGGGGCGCGACCCCGCTCGGCAGCCCGGCCCTGGTCGCCGCCCCGGCCCCCGCGGTCGAACGGGCCCCCGCCTCCGGTGCGGCCGACCCGGCTCCGGCCGGGCTACTCACCGTCGAGGCCGCGGAGTACGGCAGCCGCACGGTGCTCACCCTCACCAACTCCGGTACCACGGAGATCCGTTGGCGCGCCGCGACGGGCGCCGGCTGGCTCCGCCTCAGCCGTGACTCGGGAACGCTGGCACCCGGGCAGCGGATCACCGTGATCGTCACCGTGGACGAGGACCTCGCGCCCACCACCCACTGGACCGCCCGGATCGCACTGCCGCCCTCGCAGGCGGTGGTCGCCCTGGAGGGCGGACCTGCGAGCCGGGGCGGGTCCGCGTCCTCCTCGGCGGAGCCCTCGCCGGGACCCTCGTCGGCACCGACCGGGGGGCCGACGGCCTCGGCTACGGCTACGGCTTCGCCGACCTCGACGCCGAGCCGGACGGGCACGCCGTCGCCGACGGGGTCGGGGGCGCCGTCACCCTCCGGATCACCGACCGGCACGGCGACGCCCTCGGCGACTCCGACGGGCAGCACCTCCCCGCGCCCGACGGGTGCGGCGTCGGCGCCGGGGCGGTAG
- the radA gene encoding DNA repair protein RadA, whose translation MPPRSKTTAKPRPAYRCTECGNQLPKWVGRCPECNAWGTVEEYGAVPIRTTAAGPVSAPARPIAQVDGQVATARSTGVPELDRVLGGGLVPGAVVLLAGEPGVGKSTLLLDVAAKAATGQHRTLYVTGEESAGQVRLRADRINALSEHLYLAAEQDLGAVLGHIEAVNPGLLILDSVQTIASAELDGAPGGPAQVREVAGALIRASKERGMATLLVGHVTKDGQIAGPRLLEHLVDVVLSFEGDRHARLRLIRGVKNRYGATDEVGCFELHDEGIVGLADPSGLFLTRRDKPVPGTCLTVTLEGKRPLVAEVQALMVDSQIPSPRRTTSGLESPRIAMILAVVERHGGVKLGKQDIYTATVGGVKLTEPSADLAVALAVASSSTDTPLPSNLVAIGEVGLAGEVRRVTGVQRRLAEAHRLGFTHALVPPDPGKVPPGMKVVEVADIGEALRAIPGRRRAPAKPRGEGRGEVPSAPPAPRAAKVPAYPEELMDGWEPLDSDELR comes from the coding sequence ATGCCTCCGCGTTCCAAGACCACCGCCAAGCCGCGCCCGGCCTACCGCTGCACCGAGTGCGGCAACCAGCTGCCCAAGTGGGTCGGCCGCTGCCCGGAGTGCAATGCCTGGGGCACGGTCGAGGAGTACGGCGCGGTGCCGATCCGCACCACCGCCGCCGGCCCGGTCAGCGCGCCGGCCCGCCCGATCGCCCAGGTGGACGGCCAGGTCGCGACGGCCCGTTCGACGGGCGTGCCGGAGCTGGACCGGGTGCTCGGCGGCGGCCTGGTCCCCGGCGCGGTGGTGCTGCTGGCCGGCGAGCCCGGCGTCGGCAAGTCCACCCTGTTGCTGGACGTCGCCGCCAAGGCGGCCACCGGGCAGCACCGCACGCTCTACGTCACCGGCGAGGAGTCGGCCGGCCAGGTCCGGCTGCGCGCCGACCGGATCAACGCCCTCTCCGAGCACCTCTACCTCGCCGCCGAGCAGGACCTCGGCGCGGTGCTCGGGCACATCGAGGCGGTCAACCCCGGCCTGCTGATCCTGGACTCGGTGCAGACCATCGCCTCCGCCGAGCTGGACGGCGCCCCCGGCGGCCCGGCCCAGGTCCGCGAGGTGGCGGGCGCGCTGATCCGGGCGTCCAAGGAGCGCGGCATGGCCACCCTGCTGGTCGGCCACGTCACCAAGGACGGCCAGATCGCCGGCCCGCGCCTGCTGGAGCACCTGGTGGACGTGGTGCTGAGCTTCGAGGGCGACCGGCACGCGCGGCTGCGGCTCATCCGCGGGGTCAAGAACCGCTACGGCGCCACCGACGAGGTGGGCTGCTTCGAGCTGCACGACGAGGGCATCGTCGGCCTGGCCGATCCCTCCGGCCTCTTCCTGACCAGGCGTGACAAGCCCGTCCCGGGCACCTGCCTCACCGTCACCCTGGAGGGCAAGCGCCCGCTGGTGGCCGAGGTGCAGGCGCTGATGGTGGATTCGCAGATCCCCTCCCCGCGCCGGACGACCTCGGGCCTGGAATCGCCCCGGATCGCGATGATCCTGGCCGTGGTCGAGCGGCACGGCGGGGTGAAGCTCGGCAAGCAGGACATCTACACCGCGACGGTCGGCGGGGTGAAGCTGACCGAGCCCTCGGCGGACCTCGCGGTCGCGCTCGCGGTGGCCAGCTCCTCCACCGACACCCCGCTGCCCAGCAACCTGGTGGCGATCGGCGAGGTCGGCCTGGCGGGCGAGGTGCGGCGGGTGACGGGTGTGCAGCGCCGGCTCGCCGAGGCGCACCGGCTGGGCTTCACCCACGCCCTGGTCCCGCCGGACCCGGGCAAGGTGCCGCCGGGCATGAAGGTGGTCGAGGTGGCCGACATCGGCGAGGCGCTGCGGGCCATCCCGGGCCGTCGCCGGGCCCCGGCCAAGCCGCGCGGCGAGGGGCGTGGTGAGGTCCCGTCGGCCCCGCCGGCGCCCCGCGCGGCGAAGGTCCCGGCGTACCCGGAGGAGCTGATGGACGGCTGGGAGCCGCTCGACTCCGACGAACTGCGCTGA
- the disA gene encoding DNA integrity scanning diadenylate cyclase DisA — MRASLTAIAPGTALRDGLERVLRANTGGLIVLGFDKTVESLCTGGFVLDVEFSATRLRELCKLDGAVVLDKDITKIVRAGVHLMPDSTIPTDETGTRHRTAERVNRQTGYPVVAVSHSMRLIAMYVNGTRRVLEDSTTVLSRANQALATLERYKLRLDEVAGTLSALEIEDLVTVRDVTAVAQRLEMVRLIATEIAGYVLELGIDGRLLSLQLDELIAGVEPERELVARDYFPERAAKKGRTVTEVLADLEALTHAELLDLQTVAKALGYSGSPESLDAAVSPRGYRLLAKIPRLPNTVIERLVEHFGGLQKLLAASIDDLQTVEGVGETRARSVREGLSRLAESSILERYV; from the coding sequence CTGCGGGCCTCCCTCACCGCCATCGCGCCCGGTACCGCGCTTCGTGACGGCCTGGAACGGGTCCTGCGGGCCAACACCGGCGGCCTGATCGTGCTGGGCTTCGACAAGACCGTCGAGTCCCTGTGCACCGGCGGCTTCGTGCTGGACGTCGAGTTCAGCGCGACCCGGCTGCGCGAGCTGTGCAAGCTCGACGGGGCGGTGGTGCTGGACAAGGACATCACCAAGATCGTCCGGGCCGGTGTCCACCTGATGCCGGACTCCACCATCCCCACCGACGAGACCGGCACCCGGCACCGCACCGCCGAGCGGGTCAACCGGCAGACCGGCTACCCGGTGGTCGCGGTCTCGCACTCGATGCGGCTGATCGCCATGTACGTCAACGGCACCCGCCGGGTGCTGGAGGACTCCACCACCGTCCTGTCCCGCGCCAACCAGGCGCTGGCCACCCTGGAGCGCTACAAGCTGCGCCTGGACGAGGTGGCCGGCACGCTCTCCGCGCTGGAGATCGAGGACCTGGTGACGGTCCGGGACGTCACCGCCGTGGCCCAGCGCCTGGAGATGGTCCGGCTGATCGCCACCGAGATCGCCGGCTACGTGCTGGAGCTCGGCATCGACGGCCGCCTGCTCTCGCTCCAGCTGGACGAGCTGATCGCGGGCGTGGAGCCGGAACGCGAACTGGTCGCCCGGGACTACTTCCCGGAGCGCGCCGCCAAGAAGGGCCGGACGGTCACCGAGGTGCTGGCCGACCTGGAGGCGCTCACCCACGCCGAGCTGCTGGACCTGCAGACGGTCGCCAAGGCGCTCGGCTACTCCGGCTCGCCGGAGTCCCTGGACGCCGCCGTCTCCCCGCGCGGCTACCGCCTGCTGGCGAAGATCCCGCGCCTGCCCAACACGGTGATAGAGCGCCTGGTCGAGCACTTCGGCGGTCTGCAGAAGCTGCTCGCCGCCAGCATCGACGACCTGCAGACGGTCGAGGGCGTCGGCGAGACCCGCGCCCGCTCGGTCCGCGAGGGCCTGTCCCGCCTTGCCGAATCGTCCATCCTGGAGCGCTACGTCTGA
- a CDS encoding HhH-GPD family protein, whose product MTAITLTEAPALPMPLPLLHSTVIDWYEASKRDLPWRTPDATPWAVMVSEFMLQQTPVKRVLPAWRAWLTRWPAPADLAAEAPGEAVRMWGRLGYPRRALRLHAAAVAITEEHGGEVPDDHATLLSLPGVGEYTAAAVASFAFRQRHVVLDTNVRRVFARAVTGVEYPATATTAAERRTATALLPEDAGTAATWAVGVMELGALVCTARGPECGDCPLFTACAWQRAGRPPYEGPARRGQTYEGTDRQVRGKLLAVLREAHGTVPQARLDAVWPDAVQRARALDGLVADGLVEPVEQGVYRLPQ is encoded by the coding sequence ATGACTGCCATCACCCTCACCGAAGCCCCCGCGCTGCCGATGCCCCTGCCGCTGCTGCACTCGACCGTCATCGACTGGTACGAGGCCAGCAAGCGCGACCTGCCCTGGCGGACCCCGGACGCGACGCCCTGGGCGGTCATGGTGAGCGAGTTCATGCTCCAGCAGACCCCGGTGAAGCGGGTGCTGCCCGCCTGGCGGGCCTGGCTCACCCGCTGGCCCGCCCCCGCCGACCTCGCCGCCGAGGCGCCCGGCGAGGCGGTCCGGATGTGGGGCCGGCTGGGCTACCCGCGCCGCGCGCTGCGGCTGCACGCGGCCGCCGTGGCGATCACCGAGGAGCACGGCGGCGAGGTCCCGGACGACCACGCCACGCTGCTCTCGCTGCCCGGGGTGGGGGAGTACACCGCCGCCGCGGTCGCCTCCTTCGCCTTCCGCCAGCGGCACGTGGTGCTGGACACCAACGTCCGCCGGGTCTTCGCCCGCGCCGTGACCGGCGTCGAGTACCCGGCCACCGCCACCACCGCCGCCGAGCGCCGCACCGCGACCGCGCTGCTGCCCGAGGACGCCGGGACGGCCGCCACCTGGGCGGTCGGCGTGATGGAGCTGGGCGCGCTGGTCTGCACCGCCCGCGGCCCGGAGTGCGGGGACTGCCCGCTGTTCACCGCCTGTGCCTGGCAGCGGGCCGGCCGCCCGCCGTACGAGGGCCCGGCCCGGCGCGGTCAGACCTACGAGGGGACGGACCGGCAGGTGCGCGGCAAGCTGCTCGCGGTGCTGCGCGAGGCGCACGGCACGGTGCCGCAGGCCCGGCTGGACGCCGTCTGGCCGGACGCGGTGCAGCGTGCCCGGGCCCTGGACGGCCTGGTCGCCGACGGCCTGGTCGAACCGGTCGAGCAGGGCGTCTACCGACTGCCCCAGTAG
- a CDS encoding MDR family MFS transporter — MSQSKTAGPVPEDKTAEEEQPRSPREIRLVMVGLVVTMLLAMLDNLIVGTAMPTIVGDLGGAEHLSWVVTAYTLAMAASTPIWGKLGDLYGRKGSFLTSIVIFLVGSALSGLSQNMNELIGFRALQGLGAGGLMVGVMSIMGALVPPRDRGKYQGMFAAVMALATIGGPLVGGFITDHLSWHWTFYINLPLGVIALAVVIVTLKLPKVRNNARIDYPGAVLLTVGITSLVLITTWGGQQYAWGSKEILGLAALAIASLIAFCYVEQRAQEPMLPLSLFRNLNFTLVSIIGFIVGFVMFGSTVFLPLYQQIVQGASATNSGLLLMPMMFGMLVVSLVVGQAVTKTGKYRIFPIIGTIVMAGGLVLLSTMGTETSSFTSACWMVVLGAGMGFLMQITMLVAQNSVELKDMGVASSTATLFRTIGGSFGVALFGALFNNRVKDTMGELTAGKMPPGGMKDPGQMSPAALRQLDPGIQDAYHHAVSNGIHTVFLWAAGVAVIAIAAAVFLREVPLRGAGKGEQPAEASLEAAAV, encoded by the coding sequence ATGTCACAGTCCAAGACCGCCGGCCCGGTACCGGAGGACAAGACGGCCGAGGAGGAACAGCCGCGGTCACCCCGCGAGATCCGCCTCGTGATGGTCGGCTTGGTCGTCACGATGCTGCTGGCCATGCTCGACAACCTGATCGTCGGCACCGCGATGCCGACCATCGTCGGTGACCTCGGCGGCGCCGAGCACCTGTCCTGGGTCGTCACCGCGTACACCCTGGCCATGGCCGCCTCCACCCCGATCTGGGGCAAGCTCGGCGACCTGTACGGCCGCAAGGGCAGCTTCCTGACCTCGATCGTGATCTTCCTGGTGGGCTCGGCGCTGTCCGGCCTGTCGCAGAACATGAACGAGCTGATCGGCTTCCGCGCCCTGCAGGGCCTGGGCGCCGGCGGTCTGATGGTCGGCGTCATGTCGATCATGGGCGCGCTCGTCCCGCCGCGCGACCGCGGCAAGTACCAGGGCATGTTCGCCGCCGTGATGGCCCTCGCCACCATCGGCGGCCCCCTGGTCGGCGGTTTCATCACGGACCACCTGAGCTGGCACTGGACCTTCTACATCAACCTGCCGCTCGGCGTGATCGCGCTCGCCGTGGTCATCGTCACCCTGAAGCTGCCGAAGGTCCGCAACAACGCCCGGATCGACTACCCGGGCGCCGTGCTGCTCACCGTCGGCATCACCTCGCTCGTGCTGATCACCACCTGGGGCGGCCAGCAGTACGCCTGGGGCTCCAAGGAGATCCTCGGCCTGGCGGCGCTCGCCATCGCCTCGCTGATCGCGTTCTGCTACGTCGAGCAGCGGGCCCAGGAGCCGATGCTGCCGCTGAGCCTGTTCCGGAACCTGAACTTCACGCTGGTCTCGATCATCGGCTTCATCGTCGGCTTCGTGATGTTCGGCTCGACCGTCTTCCTCCCGCTCTACCAGCAGATAGTCCAGGGTGCCTCGGCGACCAACTCCGGCCTGCTGCTGATGCCGATGATGTTCGGCATGCTGGTCGTGTCGCTGGTGGTCGGCCAGGCCGTCACCAAGACCGGCAAGTACCGGATCTTCCCGATCATCGGCACCATCGTGATGGCCGGCGGCCTGGTCCTGCTCTCCACCATGGGCACCGAGACCAGCAGCTTCACCTCGGCCTGCTGGATGGTCGTGCTCGGCGCCGGCATGGGCTTCCTGATGCAGATCACCATGCTGGTCGCGCAGAACAGCGTCGAGCTCAAGGACATGGGCGTGGCCAGCTCCACCGCCACCCTGTTCCGCACCATCGGCGGTTCCTTCGGTGTCGCGCTGTTCGGCGCGCTGTTCAACAACCGGGTGAAGGACACCATGGGCGAGCTGACGGCCGGGAAGATGCCGCCGGGCGGCATGAAGGACCCGGGCCAGATGAGCCCGGCCGCCCTGCGCCAGCTGGACCCGGGCATCCAGGACGCCTACCACCACGCGGTGTCCAACGGCATCCACACCGTCTTCCTGTGGGCCGCCGGGGTGGCCGTGATCGCCATCGCCGCCGCGGTGTTCCTGCGCGAGGTGCCGCTGCGCGGCGCTGGCAAGGGCGAGCAGCCGGCCGAGGCCTCGCTGGAGGCGGCGGCGGTCTGA
- a CDS encoding TetR/AcrR family transcriptional regulator, with translation MGTPHSPRSDTRARIIEVSLELFSEQGYEQTSLREIADRLGVTKAALYYHFKTKDDIVLGIVERMSAPIDETIAWGREQDWSPQTRDELIRRFADGMAERAPLLRFFHENQPALRESPAGLAFKERIITMMQLVHGPEASFQDRLRAAMTLFTIHSSMFLLQQDGKDPVPAENVWGEKVPVADLDEALEAARTVALEIGGRISHPARTAG, from the coding sequence ATGGGCACTCCGCACAGCCCCCGCAGCGACACCCGGGCTCGCATCATCGAGGTGTCGTTGGAGCTCTTCTCGGAGCAGGGCTACGAGCAGACCTCACTGCGCGAGATCGCCGACCGCCTGGGCGTCACCAAGGCCGCGCTCTACTACCACTTCAAGACCAAGGACGACATCGTCCTGGGCATCGTCGAGCGGATGTCCGCACCGATCGACGAGACCATCGCGTGGGGCCGCGAGCAGGACTGGAGCCCGCAGACGCGCGACGAGCTGATCCGCCGCTTCGCGGACGGGATGGCCGAGCGGGCCCCGCTGCTGCGCTTCTTCCACGAGAACCAGCCCGCGCTCCGGGAGTCCCCGGCCGGACTGGCCTTCAAGGAGCGGATCATCACCATGATGCAGCTGGTCCACGGGCCGGAGGCGAGCTTCCAGGACCGGCTGCGCGCCGCGATGACGCTGTTCACCATCCACTCGTCGATGTTCCTGCTCCAGCAGGACGGCAAGGACCCCGTCCCCGCCGAGAACGTGTGGGGCGAGAAGGTGCCGGTGGCCGACTTGGACGAGGCGCTGGAGGCCGCCCGCACGGTCGCGCTGGAGATCGGCGGCCGGATCAGCCACCCGGCCCGGACGGCCGGCTGA
- a CDS encoding immune inhibitor A domain-containing protein — translation MKTTRRAAAVTTAAAVIVTLGAGLLPSSAAAAGSAPVPKDPADAVQAVNTEHNIPGPLTAKVEAEKKAATEQLLNGTAQVEQHNGSTSVKLGRDKYVELARERTDKIFTILVDFGDQVDSTTKTADGKVKYGGEPGPKHNEIAAPDRATNNSTAWQADYNQQHYQDLYFAKDKPSLKTFYEKQSSGRYSVDGVVSDWVRVPWNEARYGSDYCGSNVCASAQDLIRDAVDIWYKDQLAKGQTEAQIKATLAQYDQWDRYGSHHDGNFNQPDGYIDHFQIVHAGEDKSAGGGKQGSKALWAHRSYVYGNLTGQAGPDGNKLGGVQVGNTGFWIGDYTMQPENGGLGVFAHEYGHDLGLPDLYDTAGKGIDNSVGFWSLMSSGSWLGEGKDSIGDMPDDLDAWSKYQLGWLKADRAKAGTESTHHIGPVEYNSNLPQALIVDLPKKSITTDINKPFAGNSEWWSGSADNLNVTLTRDIDLTGKTKASINAKAWYELEQDFDYAFGEVSTDGGKTWTVVDGTWNGAALPKANGRPALSGLTAAWGDLSFNLDAYAGKKIQFRYHNTTDGGLHYRGFAVDDISVTADGATVFSDDVENGDNGWTAAGFTRFGGSYTKDYAQYYIAENKQYVSFDQTLKTGPYNFGSASKPNWVEHYSYQPGLLIWYWDESQTDNNVSAHPGHGLVLPVDSHPTPMKWSDGTLMRPRMQGFDSTFGSRRVPALTLHKADVETVIPKSKGVDEFSDLKSWWSKDNPYAGVDVPKTGTSIEVENESANYLETWIRVRPVDN, via the coding sequence TTGAAGACCACCAGGAGGGCCGCCGCGGTCACCACCGCGGCGGCGGTCATAGTCACGCTCGGCGCGGGCCTGCTCCCGAGCAGCGCCGCCGCGGCCGGCTCGGCACCGGTTCCGAAGGACCCCGCCGACGCCGTCCAGGCCGTCAACACCGAGCACAACATCCCGGGCCCGCTGACCGCCAAGGTCGAGGCCGAGAAGAAGGCGGCCACCGAGCAGCTGCTCAACGGCACCGCCCAGGTCGAGCAGCACAACGGCAGCACCAGCGTGAAGCTCGGCAGGGACAAGTACGTCGAGCTCGCCCGTGAGCGCACCGACAAGATCTTCACGATCCTGGTCGACTTCGGCGACCAGGTCGACAGCACCACCAAGACCGCCGACGGCAAGGTCAAGTACGGCGGCGAGCCCGGCCCCAAGCACAACGAGATCGCGGCGCCGGACCGCGCCACGAACAACTCGACCGCCTGGCAGGCCGACTACAACCAGCAGCACTACCAGGACCTGTACTTCGCCAAGGACAAGCCCTCGCTGAAGACCTTCTACGAGAAGCAGTCCTCGGGCCGCTACTCGGTCGACGGCGTGGTCTCGGACTGGGTCCGGGTGCCGTGGAACGAGGCCCGGTACGGCTCCGACTACTGCGGCTCCAACGTCTGCGCCAGCGCCCAGGACCTGATCCGCGACGCCGTCGACATCTGGTACAAGGACCAGCTGGCGAAGGGTCAGACCGAAGCCCAGATCAAGGCGACCCTGGCCCAGTACGACCAGTGGGACCGCTACGGCTCGCACCACGACGGGAACTTCAACCAGCCCGACGGGTACATCGACCACTTCCAGATCGTGCACGCCGGTGAGGACAAGTCGGCCGGTGGCGGCAAGCAGGGCAGCAAGGCCCTGTGGGCCCACCGCTCCTACGTCTACGGCAACCTGACGGGCCAGGCCGGCCCCGACGGCAACAAGCTGGGCGGCGTCCAGGTCGGCAACACCGGCTTCTGGATCGGCGACTACACGATGCAGCCGGAGAACGGCGGCCTCGGCGTCTTCGCCCACGAATACGGCCACGACCTCGGTCTGCCGGACCTCTACGACACCGCCGGCAAGGGCATCGACAACTCGGTCGGCTTCTGGTCGCTGATGTCCTCCGGTTCCTGGCTCGGCGAGGGCAAGGACAGCATCGGCGACATGCCGGACGACCTCGACGCCTGGAGCAAGTACCAGCTCGGCTGGCTCAAGGCCGACCGTGCCAAGGCCGGCACCGAGTCGACCCACCACATCGGCCCGGTGGAGTACAACTCCAACCTGCCGCAGGCGCTCATCGTCGACCTGCCGAAGAAGAGCATCACCACCGACATCAACAAGCCCTTCGCGGGCAACAGCGAGTGGTGGAGCGGCAGCGCCGACAACCTGAACGTCACGCTGACCCGGGACATCGACCTGACCGGCAAGACCAAGGCCAGCATCAACGCCAAGGCCTGGTACGAGCTGGAGCAGGACTTCGACTACGCCTTCGGCGAGGTCTCTACCGACGGCGGCAAGACCTGGACCGTCGTGGACGGCACCTGGAACGGCGCCGCGCTCCCCAAGGCGAACGGCCGCCCGGCCCTCAGCGGCCTCACCGCCGCCTGGGGCGACCTGTCCTTCAACCTGGACGCCTACGCCGGCAAGAAGATCCAGTTCCGCTACCACAACACCACCGACGGCGGCCTGCACTACCGCGGCTTCGCGGTGGACGACATCTCGGTGACCGCCGACGGCGCCACCGTGTTCAGCGACGACGTGGAGAACGGCGACAACGGCTGGACCGCCGCCGGCTTCACCCGCTTCGGCGGCTCGTACACCAAGGACTACGCGCAGTACTACATCGCGGAGAACAAGCAGTACGTGTCGTTCGACCAGACGCTGAAGACCGGCCCGTACAACTTCGGCTCCGCCAGCAAGCCCAACTGGGTCGAGCACTACTCCTACCAGCCCGGTCTGCTGATCTGGTACTGGGACGAGTCTCAGACCGACAACAACGTCAGCGCCCACCCGGGCCACGGCCTGGTCCTGCCGGTCGACTCGCACCCGACTCCGATGAAGTGGTCGGACGGCACCCTGATGCGTCCGCGCATGCAGGGCTTTGACTCCACCTTCGGCTCGCGTCGCGTCCCAGCGCTGACCCTGCACAAGGCGGACGTCGAGACGGTCATCCCGAAGTCCAAGGGCGTCGACGAGTTCTCCGACCTGAAGTCCTGGTGGTCGAAGGACAACCCGTACGCGGGTGTCGACGTGCCGAAGACCGGCACCAGCATCGAGGTCGAGAACGAGTCCGCGAACTACCTGGAGACCTGGATCCGGGTCCGCCCGGTCGACAACTGA